A DNA window from Naumovozyma dairenensis CBS 421 chromosome 10, complete genome contains the following coding sequences:
- the EMC2 gene encoding Emc2p (similar to Saccharomyces cerevisiae YJR088C; ancestral locus Anc_7.458), with amino-acid sequence MMQKDSVREKLLTIMVSKSYTQLPPKELIELYSEMKNYLAIGDSHLSESNGLSLTEMLFYVCVYLSKDVEAQIHFNALRDRFGESSPKLQIMKATLLQINQNDDVAIQYLESLINRQLEFESDTTSYTMVMKKLISIKIQPFMVSSSSKKGKDEEKDKGKVINELLKLVDKFPLDPETWWFMGEVYFQLKDYHKAKYCFEEILIIMPFNYEAFARLSEVLYYQALTITNMNSSSRKLSEYNDLLEKSLQNALRSVEISEYYIKGWIMAYKTTQLIVNGNNQQQQHQQQNKTNNDKLENRKKKLEVLNLSKAKLQEISSKTSVEQDKITIEYVLRS; translated from the coding sequence ATGATGCAAAAGGATAGTGTTAGAGAAAAGCTACTAACCATTATGGTTAGTAAATCATACACACAGTTACCACCAAAggaattgattgaattgTATTctgaaatgaaaaattatttagCAATTGGGGACTCTCATTTATCCGAATCTAATGGATTATCATTGACGGAGATGTTATTTTACGTTTGTGTATATTTAAGCAAAGATGTGGAGGCTCAAATACATTTTAATGCATTAAGGGATCGATTTGGAGAATCATCTCCTAAATTACAAATCATGAAGGCGACCTTGTTACAAATTAATCAGAATGATGATGTGGCCattcaatatttggaaaGTTTGATTAATCGACAATTAGAATTTGAGTCAGATACAACTAGTTATACTATGGttatgaagaaattaatatcaataaaaattcaaCCATTTATGGTTAGTAGTTCCAGTAAGAAAGGCAAAGATGAAGAGAAGGACAAAGGTAAAGTGATAAATGAACTATTAAAATTGGTGGATAAATTCCCATTAGATCCAGAAACTTGGTGGTTTATGGGAGAGGTTTATTTCCAATTAAAGGATTATCATAAGGCTAAATATTgctttgaagaaatattaataataatgccaTTTAACTACGAAGCTTTTGCTAGATTATCTGAggtattatattatcaagCTTTAACCATAACCAATATGAATTCCAGTTCTAGGAAGTTATCAGAATATAATGACCTTTTGGAAAAATCATTGCAAAATGCATTAAGAAGTGTAGAGATTAGtgaatattatatcaaGGGCTGGATAATGGCTTATAAGACCACTCAGCTAATCGTTAATGGAAACAAccagcagcagcaacaccagcaacaaaataaaacgaataatgataaattggaaaatagaaagaaaaaattagagGTACTTAATTTATCTAAGGCCAAACTACAAGAAATCTCTTCCAAGACATCAGTTGAACAAGATAAAATAACAATCGAATATGTACTACGTTCGTGA
- the NDAI0J00720 gene encoding uncharacterized protein (similar to Saccharomyces cerevisiae YLR152C; ancestral locus Anc_8.366): protein METARGISNMVVNAILPCLTFNKIVTSISWKDIKEIGVIVLSAILLFSIGGACSMITNYTTPVPKKWFWGLLFAGIFPNISDLPIAYLQSMGNGTIFTEEQSEKGVAFCCIFLFTQSFLMMNFGMWRIVGLDFTERGKKKDNDIEKGTSTPTTHKTDFEKVHDDLNNDAKIDTPNNVKVGKSSHMEYDRMTGSLANSLSDQVSEEALSEVSTDEVLSDDDGNTEGHTNNYYVQKYFSDDDSSGGEKIPGMPNAYLRNVRNGDSGSNSNSYKVSKIISSPSILETIGIREVPYKSRHYTTRNLNNRSSNKNLRRRRRRLTMDDMIAEYSAVDKMKQGDLDLSRPLSLIEDIGETNTSIGLVGGRHLDDEADDENYGRVITSHSDNGNIETHPSKYETFKRNFNEFIKKHNLGWVTYFLINCFRPASLGALLGIICALIPWLKALFVHTYVHVHQAPDGEPVLNFLMDFTSYIGNACIPLGLLMLGGTLARLKITTLPKGFIRSAILMTLFRLVVIPIIGVAWANKLYDINWLETDISKFAVILTFAMPNATAQVYFTAFYTPTDGSHLQLDCLSVFFLIQYMILFITLSIVLTYTLKVDLKV from the coding sequence ATGGAGACAGCTCGTGGTATATCTAACATGGTAGTCAACGCAATCTTGCCCTGTTTaacatttaataaaatcgTTACAAGTATATCATGGAAGGATATAAAGGAAATCGGTGTCATCGTATTATCAGccatattattattctcaaTTGGTGGAGCATGTTCCATGATTACAAATTATACTACTCCGGTTCCAAAGAAATGGTTCTGGGGTCTTCTATTCGCAGGAATATTCCCTAATATCTCTGATTTACCAATCGCTTATCTACAAAGTATGGGGAATGGTACCATTTTTACTGAAGAACAATCTGAAAAAGGTGTCGCATTTTGTTGTATCTTTTTGTTCACTCAAAGTTTcttaatgatgaattttgGTATGTGGAGAATAGTGGGTTTAGATTTTACAGAAAGAGGTAAGAAAAAAGACAACGATATCGAAAAGGGTACATCCACACCAACTACACATAAAACGGACTTTGAGAAAGTTCatgatgatttaaataatgatgctAAAATTGATACTCCTAATAACGTTAAAGTGGGCAAATCTTCACATATGGAATATGATCGTATGACTGGTTCCCTTGCTAATAGTTTGAGTGATCAAGTCTCGGAAGAGGCACTAAGTGAAGTAAGTACCGATGAAGTGTTAtcagatgatgatggtaatACTGAGGGCCATACTAATAATTATTACgttcaaaaatatttcagtGATGATGACTCTTCAGGAGGAGAAAAAATACCCGGTATGCCTAATGCATATTTAAGAAATGTCAGAAATGGTGATTCTGgttctaattctaattcataCAAAGTTTCTAAAATTATTTCATCACCAAGTATATTAGAAACAATTGGGATTCGAGAGGTTCCTTATAAAAGTCGTCATTATACAACAAGAAACTTAAACAATCGAAGTAGTAACAAAAAtttaagaagaagaagaaggaggTTAACAATGGATGATATGATTGCTGAATATAGTGCGGTTGATAAGATGAAGCAAGGAGACCTTGACTTATCAAGACCGTTATCATTGATTGAAGATATAGGTGAAACAAATACGTCAATTGGCCTTGTAGGAGGACGTCACTTGGATGATGAAGCTGATGACGAGAATTATGGAAGAGTAATTACCTCACATAGTGATAATGGTAACATTGAAACACATCCTTCTAAATATGAAACATTCAAAAGAAactttaatgaatttattaagaaACATAACTTGGGTTGGGtaacatattttttaattaattgtTTTAGACCAGCATCACTAGGAGCATTATTAGGTATAATTTGTGCCTTAATTCCTTGGCTAAAGGCTTTATTCGTCCATACATATGTTCATGTCCATCAAGCCCCCGATGGGGAACCAGTATTAAACTTTTTGATGGATTTCACATCATATATTGGTAATGCCTGTATCCCATTGGGACTGTTAATGTTAGGAGGTACATTGGCACGTTTAAAGATTACTACGTTACCAAAGGGGTTCATTAGATCTGCAATTTTAATGACACTTTTTAGATTAGTTGTTATTCCAATTATTGGCGTAGCATGGGCAAATAAACTTTACGATATTAATTGGCTAGAGACTGACATTAGTAAGTTTGCTGTTATATTAACTTTTGCTATGCCTAATGCTACTGCGCAAGTGTATTTTACAGCATTCTATACTCCAACTGATGGATCACATCTACAATTGGACTGTCTTTCAGTGTTCTTTTTGATTCAGTATATGATATTGTTCATTACTTTATCAATTGTTTTGACATACACTTTGAAAGTCGATTTAAAAGTTTAA
- the NDAI0J00730 gene encoding aldo/keto reductase, whose product MGLVKQVRLGQSGLKISPILIGCMSYGSKKWADWVIEDKEKIFNILKHCYDNGLRTYDTADVYSNGVSERLIGEFLKKYNIKRETVVIFTKIFYAVDETLDLPRSNVPNERNDLDLANQGGLSRKHIITGVKNSVERLGTYIDVLQIHRLDHDTPKEEIMRALNDVIVEGSVRYIGASSMWATEFAELQFTAEKNGWFKFVSSQSYYNLLNREDERELIPFCKRHGVGLIPWSPNARGILTRPLEQQSTRKLSDPTITNMGLDNLADDQKEIVKRVEHLATKKNISMAMLSISWALHKGANPIVGLNSIERVDEAIKAIDVKLTEDDIKYLEETYKPQNVQGL is encoded by the coding sequence ATGGGTCTAGTTAAACAAGTTCGTTTAGGTCAATCAGGTCTTAAAATCTCACCAATCCTAATTGGTTGTATGTCCTACGGTTCAAAAAAATGGGCAGATTGGGTCATcgaagataaagaaaagattttcaatatcttaAAACATTGTTATGATAACGGATTACGTACTTATGATACAGCTGATGTTTATTCTAATGGTGTAAGTGAAAGACTCATTGGTGAATtcttaaaaaaatataatatcaaGAGAGAAACTGTCGTAATCTTCactaaaatattttacGCTGTTGATGAGACCCTAGATTTGCCTCGTAGCAACGTTCctaatgaaagaaatgatttGGATTTGGCTAATCAAGGTGGACTATCAAGAAAACATATCATCACTGGTGTGAAAAACTCAGTCGAGAGATTAGGAACTTATATAGATGTCTTACAAATTCACCGTTTGGATCATGATACTCCAAAGGAGGAAATAATGAGAGCTTTGAACGATGTCATTGTGGAAGGTTCAGTTAGATACATTGGTGCATCATCTATGTGGGCTACTGAATTTGCTGAGTTACAATTTACCGCGGAAAAGAATGGTTGGTTCAAATTTGTTAGTTCTCAATCATATTacaatttattaaatcGTGAAGATGAAAGAGAATTGATTCCATTTTGTAAAAGACATGGTGTTGGTTTGATTCCATGGTCTCCAAACGCTAGAGGTATCCTAACTAGACCTTTAGAACAACAATCCACAAGAAAATTGAGCGATCCAACAATAACTAACATGGGCTTGGATAATCTTGCTGATGATCAAAAGGAAATTGTGAAAAGAGTAGAACATTTGGCTActaagaagaatatatcaatGGCAATGTTATCCATTTCGTGGGCTTTACATAAAGGTGCCAATCCAATTGTTGGTTTGAATTCGATTGAAAGAGTTGATGAAGCAATTAAAGCAATTGATGTCAAATTAactgaagatgatattaaatatttggaagaaACTTATAAACCACAAAACGTTCAAGGCTTATAA
- the STM1 gene encoding Stm1p (similar to Saccharomyces cerevisiae STM1 (YLR150W); ancestral locus Anc_8.364) yields MSTNPFDLLGNDVEDPSAVVPPVVIKEIVKNTTSSKKTDTPPKSADPSKARKNRPRASGNEGAIKDKSAGRYKNKSKDVPSSAATNSRDKSRRATDRHSRSGKADTEKKVNQGWGDNNKELSTEIAAEADAAAEIEADKEVAEEDAGSQKMSLQDYLKSSANTELNKVPEPTKNINKLEGAELFVKKEEDYVPATKTKNVKSKQLKTKNFLDFSATFSDSLPQQKGGRKNFNGKGDRRGGKSNNNRQGKRSDANPVQRNASIDTSNLPSLA; encoded by the coding sequence ATGTCTACTAATCCATTTGATCTATTAGGTAACGACGTTGAAGATCCAAGCGCTGTCGTCCCACCAGTCGTCATCAAGGAAATTGTCAAGAACACTACTTCTTCCAAAAAGACTGACACTCCACCAAAATCTGCTGACCCATCAAAGGCCAGAAAAAACAGACCAAGAGCCTCAGGTAACGAAGGTGCCATCAAAGATAAATCCGCCGGTAGATACAAGAACAAATCAAAGGATGTCCCATCCTCTGCTGCCACCAACTCAAGAGACAAATCAAGAAGAGCCACTGATCGTCACTCTAGATCAGGTAAAGCTGACACTGAAAAGAAAGTCAACCAAGGTTGGGGTGATAACAACAAGGAATTATCCACTGAAATCGCCGCTGAAGCTGATGCCGCTGCTGAAATTGAAGCTGACAAAGAAGTCGCTGAAGAAGATGCTGGTTCTCAAAAGATGTCATTACaagattatttgaaatcttcAGCTAACACTGAATTAAACAAAGTCCCTGAACCAACTAAAAACATTAACAAGTTGGAAGGTGCCGAATTGTTCGTtaagaaggaagaagatTACGTCCCAGCTACTAAGACTAAGAATGTCAAGTCTAAACAATTGAAGACTAAGAACTTTTTGGATTTCAGCGCCACTTTCTCTGATTCTTTACCTCAACAAAAGGGTGGTAGAAAGAACTTCAATGGTAAAGGTGACCGTCGTGGTGGTAAgtccaacaacaacagacAAGGCAAGAGATCTGACGCCAATCCTGTTCAAAGGAATGCTTCTATTGACACCTCTAACTTACCATCTTTGGCTTAA
- the STB3 gene encoding Stb3p (similar to Saccharomyces cerevisiae STB3 (YDR169C); ancestral locus Anc_8.363) produces MTDTLEEQNNKHSTKATTMVQVEHQNESRSAHRINRSDSPLESNDTNDKKITKTKLVHPHNHNSNLISTSSPGGLMAATMVTPERISSLLIRKGPLAIRYITNELNEDIPCFKNLSSSKKRRLIMNVMEKGDKKNCIIFEKIGWGQWSAKRIDSIDHFETERDLTNLNNLKIKDLISSHNHTTQSQQQKQINKKKRRRNTTTTADSTTDSLVNTNIKERKLSLPEVLKYPNIITSTNENVLVSDSDEIDSDNEEEEPFHYNNKPSSIPSSPKRISISCDIKKKTTTDNTQLFLKNLKAQQKIKCARSRKNSSFSITNSYSKNRSNSISSYYLPELKSLSSALYHNINNTSNCGSISEPNSRRSSLFSNHNTSNNNESSIRSTLSPPQYKLISTPPILNEKIFNITYNYNQNHSETDEEDWASLGAQSLREKKNHNTTTTITNNNNNTNNIIPIMKLNDSYIINDNNIITLLPPEAITYGVSSVDDKNVASLLMNLK; encoded by the coding sequence atgacCGATACACTCgaagaacaaaacaataaaCATTCAACAAAAGCAACCACAATGGTTCAAGTTGAACATCAGAATGAATCCAGATCTGCACATCGGATAAACAGATCTGACTCTCCTCTCGAATCTAATGACACCaatgataagaaaattACTAAGACTAAACTTGTCCATCCTCATAACCATAATTCTAATCTCATTTCTACATCTTCTCCAGGTGGTTTAATGGCTGCTACTATGGTTACACCTGAaagaatttcttcattattaataagaaAGGGTCCTCTAGCAATAAGATACATTactaatgaattaaatgaagatataccatgttttaaaaatttatcatcttcaaaaaagagaagattGATAATGAACGTAATGGAAAAAGGtgataagaaaaattgtatcatttttgaaaaaattggttGGGGTCAATGGTCTGCTAAAAGAATTGATTCCATAGATCATTTTGAAACTGAAAGAGATTTGactaatttaaataatttgaaaattaaagatCTTATCTCGTCGCATAACCATACTACTCAATCACAACAGCAGAAACAaattaataagaaaaagagaagaagaaatacTACTACCACAGCAGATTCAACAACAGATTCTTTGGTAAATACAaacattaaagaaagaaaattaagCTTACCTGAAGTACTAAAATATCCAAATATAATTACTAGTACAAACGAAAATGTATTAGTCTCTGATTCTGATGAAATTGACtctgataatgaagaagaagaaccattccattataataataaacctTCATCTATTCCTTCTAGTCCtaaaagaatatcaataaGTTGTGAcattaaaaagaaaactacAACAGATAATACTCAATTATTCcttaaaaatttgaaagcacaacagaaaataaaatgtgCAAGAAGTAGAAAAAACTCATCATTTTCTATAACAAATTcttattcaaaaaatcGCTCCAATTCCATATcaagttattatttaccagaattaaaatcattatcatccGCATTATatcataatattaataatacatCTAATTGTGGAAGTATAAGTGAACcaaattcaagaagatcttccttattttcaaatcataatacaagtaataataatgaatcttcTATAAGATCAACTTTATCACCTCCACAATATAAATTGATTTCCACTCCACctatattaaatgaaaaaatatttaacatAACATATAATTATAACCAAAATCATTCAGAaacagatgaagaagattgGGCCTCACTAGGGGCACAATCATtaagagaaaagaaaaatcacaatactactactactattactaataataataataatacgaataatataatccctataatgaaattgaatgattcttatatcattaatgataacaataTAATTACATTACTTCCTCCTGAAGCAATAACGTATGGCGTATCTTCTGTGGATGATAAAAACGTTGCttctttattaatgaatttaaagtga
- the CDC37 gene encoding Hsp90 co-chaperone CDC37 (similar to Saccharomyces cerevisiae CDC37 (YDR168W); ancestral locus Anc_8.361), with protein MVVDYSKWDKIELSDDSDVEVHPNVDKRSFIRWKQQSIHEKRMQRNQDIKNLETQLNMYQCLNKRVDKLLNQVNDGDDAKFLTDKDKISKFLNENFDKNEKSTGENVDPDIVSYNEMVEDLFDQLKRDAVKEGKDPQNGKVIKELILKHRAKIESVSKEAQTKLQELYIEKNAHISSEDIHTGFDTSFINKNSTSTEKAMSNGRSTNVNSEEDSKKVLEKMIHSTAKKTKDASRLQFIEYTDEADILKLSPKTEEFGSIIANDYKKSEAFLLNNMEIISGQQKDALMMKSFEVQMELHDDLKTYQIIHQSEILAYIREIYDLKKIPFLNPQEMENIITTFFGKVILNPSNQRGLESFLDSVKTKFEHVKSRCKILANEEGREGGDEVEGVEGVETIQLKSLDDSTELEVNLPDFGSEKEEDKRRIEAFKKLPIEMQNAVKTQNLNEVNKVFEDIPIKEAEEILELFGEAEIIGVRAILDDENDFRKLQNEYKNNNDISFEEGNDSEKTQDRLENLSLEQEDTHTEDVVD; from the coding sequence ATGGTGGTTGATTATTCTAAATGGGATAAGATTGAATTATCTGATGATTCTGATGTTGAAGTTCACCCCAATGTGGACAAACGATCATTCATTAGATGGAAACAACAAAGTATTCATGAGAAAAGAATGCAAAGGAATCAAGATATTAAAAACTTAGAGACACAATTAAATATGTACCAATGTTTGAACAAACGTGTTGATAAACTTTTGAATCAAGTtaatgatggtgatgatgcTAAATTTTTGACTGATAAGGATaagatttcaaaatttttgaatgagaattttgataagaatgaaaaatccACTGGTGAGAATGTGGATCCTGATATTGTTAGTTACAATGAGATGGTGgaagatttatttgatcaattgaaaagggATGCAGTGAAAGAGGGGAAAGATCCTCAAAATGGAAAAGTTATTAAGgaattgattttgaaacataGAGCAAAGATTGAATCTGTAAGTAAAGAAGCTCAGacaaaattacaagaattatATATTGAGAAAAATGCGCATATCTCTTCAGAAGATATTCATACTGGATTCGATACTAgttttataaataaaaattcaacTAGTACTGAAAAGGCTATGAGCAACGGAAGGAGTACGAATGTTAATAGTGAAGAAGACTCCAAGAAAGTTTTAGAAAAAATGATTCATAGTACTGCAAAGAAGACTAAGGACGCTTCGAGATTacaatttattgaatatacAGATGAGGCagatattttaaaattatcaCCAAAGACTGAAGAATTTGGATCCATCATTGCAAATGATTATAAGAAATCTGAAGCgtttttattaaataatatggaAATAATTTCTGGACAACAAAAGGATGcattaatgatgaaatctTTTGAAGTTCAAATGGAATTACatgatgatttgaaaacttatcaaattattcatcAATCTGAAATTTTAGCTTATATTAGAGAAATttatgatttgaaaaaaattccaTTTTTAAATCCTCAAGAGATggagaatattattactacaTTTTTCGGTAAAGTTATTTTAAATCCTTCCAATCAAAGAGGATTGGAATCATTTTTAGATTCTGTTAAGACTAAATTTGAACATGTTAAGTCACGTTGTAAAATATTGGCAAATGAAGAAGGGCGAGAAGGTGGAGATGAGGTAGAAGGAGTGGAAGGAGTTGAAACTATTcaattaaaatctttaGATGATTCTACTGAATTAGAAGTTAATTTACCTGATTTTGGAtctgaaaaggaagaagataaaCGTAGAATTGAAGcatttaagaaattacCCATAGAGATGCAAAATGCTGTTAAGACacaaaatttaaatgaagttaataaagtatttgaagatattcCAATTAAGGAAGCAGAAGAGATTTTAGAATTATTTGGTGAAGCTGAAATTATTGGAGTTAGAGCCatattagatgatgaaaatgattttagaaaattacagaatgaatataaaaataataatgatatttcttttgaagaagGAAATGATAGTGAAAAAACTCAAGATAgattagaaaatttatcattggAACAAGAAGATACTCATACAGAAGATGTTGTTGATTGA
- the NDAI0J00770 gene encoding uncharacterized protein, which produces MKNNYNYQEKTGSNTSQGLMLREKAAKNMVLRIYTQLKRKIPFCKKPVKYWILDEPNSFKVCPYELGFIFKYDVVRHYLKSNTPFYSSVSNTEYKPRFPFHRKRSKMYDSQYFLKRGRFYKCYMLVGPDMGNRTIYFSTAISEDGMLRFNNLLTVYKIPTSNSDIFSNLNIYNGDWERCNDMPDLADLLNENEVGFLPPSDFAPVPCQVLFYHFQESDAIIYRDLFVVYRNRAIKRGYMPSFPSILMVFLDPPYEIFIMNVDDNGNILQDKKEEYNEVYHDCDVTWAERHCYTKNYFVCKVNQMIEGSSRYFTLSYLQDHLERNPVFHRKGKTGYKITTPFPEFTY; this is translated from the coding sequence atgaaaaataactACAACTATCAGGAAAAAACGGGCTCAAATACTTCTCAGGGGTTGATGTTACGTGAAAAGGCAGCTAAGAATATGGTTCTACGCATATATACCCAGTTGAAACGGAAGATACCATTTTGCAAAAAACCAGTCAAGTACTGGATTCTTGATGAGCCTAATTCCTTTAAAGTTTGTCCTTACGAGCTAGGTTTCATATTTAAATACGATGTTGTTCGACACTATTTGAAGTCAAATACTCCATTTTACAGTAGTGTTTCCAATACAGAATATAAACCACGATTCCCATTTCACAGAAAAAGGTCAAAAATGTATGATTCCCAGTACTTCCTCAAGAGAGGAAGGTTTTATAAATGTTACATGCTGGTAGGGCCTGACATGGGCAACAGAACGATTTATTTCTCTACTGCTATTAGTGAAGATGGCATGCTGAGGTTCAACAATTTACTAACTGTTTATAAAATTCCTACCAGTAATTCGGACATCTTCTccaatttaaatatatataatggaGATTGGGAACGGTGTAATGATATGCCGGATTTGGCAGATCTGTTAAACGAGAATGAGGTAGGATTTTTACCACCTTCGGATTTTGCTCCTGTACCTTGCCAAGTTCTCTTTTATCATTTCCAAGAATCAGACGCCATTATATATCGTGATCTGTTTGTTGTCTACAGAAATAGAGCAATTAAGCGTGGATATATGCCTAGTTTTCCCTCGATATTGATGGTTTTCCTTGATCCACcatatgaaatatttatcatgAATGTTGATGACAATGGTAACATTCTACAAGATAAAAAGGAAGAATATAACGAAGTTTATCATGACTGTGATGTTACGTGGGCAGAGAGACATTGTTatacaaaaaattattttgtcTGTAAGGTTAATCAGATGATAGAGGGATCCAGTCGTTATTTCACTTTGTCCTATTTACAAGATCATTTGGAAAGGAACCCAGTGTTTCATAGAAAGGGTAAGACTGGATATAAAATTACCACACCATTTCCCGAGTTTACATACTAG
- the NDAI0J00780 gene encoding uncharacterized protein, producing MYHLIETELTLMDGIPQSNEIKRIFLLDRYYPEITVRYGQIKYWNIAKDIPALSQDIVDIFIFHERFIIILASSTHFYGFTSQILTLPFVSCHTMNLFIILEHILDYNEVRCLGPLRNGAPSKLPIILDEREAHIKIYVDIRHNLRELEINSKEIRKFSKKLFGVYPKRPVFFYFSKRSIERRILWQEAMFYHLNFTSNQRWIVWSSSIVGLCCIPPTVTGIIIEPYRPDHVSITISTVALAIIVISAMVLSNQPSFTGRYLKCWRIAAFLYLQNGIIKSCRMIFFLKDLDKEAEYYKKEGEGEGEGKGEGEGEGEGEGDGENGNKVQKLLRALPYYPINNITDIPESFVLEEK from the coding sequence ATGTACCATCTAATAGAAACCGAATTAACTCTAATGGATGGTATTCCACAAAGCAATGAAATTAAACGGATATTCCTACTTGATAGGTATTATCCTGAAATTACAGTTCGTTACGGACAAATTAAATACTGGAACATTGCTAAAGACATTCCGGCACTGTCTCAGGATATTGTGgatattttcatattccATGAAcgttttattataattttagCCAGTTCCACACATTTCTATGGTTTTACCTCCCAAATTCTTACTCTTCCCTTTGTGAGCTGCCATACCATGAAcctcttcattattttagAACATATATTGGATTATAACGAGGTCAGGTGTCTAGGCCCTCTCAGAAATGGTGCACCTTCAAAACTTCCAATTATACTCGATGAACGTGAAGCCcatataaaaatttatgtTGATATCAGGCATAACCTAAGAGAACTAGAAATAAATTCgaaagaaattagaaaattctccaaaaaattatttggtGTTTATCCAAAAAGACCggtttttttctatttttctAAAAGAAGTATCGAGAGGAGGATTTTATGGCAAGAGGCGATGTTCTACCATTTGAACTTCACATCTAACCAAAGGTGGATCGTTTGGAGTTCATCAATAGTGGGCCTCTGCTGTATTCCCCCCACGGTAACAGGGATAATAATCGAGCCATACAGGCCCGATCATGTTTCCATAACAATATCGACAGTTGCACTGGCAATAATCGTTATTTCGGCTATGGTGCTATCTAACCAGCCGAGTTTCACCGGCCGTTATTTGAAGTGCTGGAGAATTGCGGCTTTCCTTTACCTTCAAAATGGCATTATAAAATCTTGTCGAATGATTTTCTTCCTGAAGGATCTCGACAAAGAGGCagaatattataaaaaagaaGGTGAAGGTGAAGGTGAAGGTAAAGGTGAAGGCGAAGGTGAAGGTGAAGGTGAAGGTGATGgtgaaaatggaaataaaGTACAGAAATTGCTTAGGGCCCTGCCATATTATCCAATAAATAACATTACAGATATTCCAGAAAGTTTTGTACTAGAAGAGAAATGA